A portion of the Lysinibacillus timonensis genome contains these proteins:
- the hmpA gene encoding NO-inducible flavohemoprotein produces the protein MLSQKTIDIIKSTVPVLEQHGLTITKTFYSNMFKAHPELLNLFNRANQLRGRQQTALANTVLAAAKYIDNLEPIVPVVMQISHKHRGLGILPNHYPIVGEHLLGAIKEVLGDAATDEIIDAWANAYGVIADVFISVEEDLYKTTEANGGWRLFKPFKVAQKVEENDEVTSFYLVPEDGSSLPAFQPGQYITVRVKVPGDEYTSNRHYTLSQPANKNEYRISVKREDACDPKGVVSNYLHNDVKEGDLIDVSAPAGLFTLDQSNNPVLFVSGGIGVTPLNTMLQTMEPGREVTFVHTARNKNVIAFQEQIENKVNELNGKYRSFYSDSEGYITKEILAPYIQANTEIYTCGPTPFMETVISIAKELNIPDEKIHYEFFGPAMTIKAFENS, from the coding sequence TTGTTATCGCAAAAAACAATTGATATCATTAAATCAACAGTACCAGTATTAGAACAACATGGCCTTACAATTACAAAAACTTTCTATTCAAACATGTTTAAGGCACATCCTGAATTATTAAATTTATTTAACAGAGCAAATCAACTTAGAGGTCGTCAACAAACAGCACTAGCAAATACAGTTTTGGCTGCTGCAAAGTACATCGACAATTTAGAACCAATCGTTCCAGTGGTTATGCAAATTTCACACAAACATAGAGGTTTAGGAATTTTACCAAATCATTACCCAATTGTTGGTGAACATTTACTGGGTGCTATTAAAGAAGTTCTTGGCGATGCTGCAACCGATGAAATTATTGATGCATGGGCAAACGCATACGGAGTAATAGCGGACGTATTTATTTCAGTGGAAGAAGATTTATACAAAACTACTGAAGCAAATGGTGGTTGGCGTTTATTTAAACCATTTAAAGTTGCACAAAAAGTAGAGGAAAATGACGAAGTCACATCATTTTATTTAGTACCAGAAGACGGATCATCGTTACCTGCATTCCAACCTGGACAATATATCACAGTTCGCGTAAAAGTACCTGGTGATGAATACACTTCAAACCGTCACTATACTTTGTCACAGCCAGCGAATAAAAATGAATATAGAATTTCTGTCAAACGTGAAGATGCATGTGATCCAAAAGGTGTTGTATCTAATTATCTTCATAACGATGTAAAAGAAGGAGATTTAATTGATGTAAGTGCACCTGCAGGTTTATTCACATTAGATCAATCAAACAACCCTGTATTATTTGTAAGTGGTGGTATTGGTGTTACTCCATTAAATACAATGCTACAAACTATGGAACCAGGTCGTGAAGTAACATTTGTACACACTGCACGAAACAAAAATGTAATCGCTTTCCAAGAACAAATCGAAAACAAAGTAAATGAATTAAACGGAAAATATCGTTCGTTTTATTCCGATTCTGAAGGCTATATTACGAAAGAAATTTTAGCCCCATATATTCAGGCAAATACAGAAATCTATACTTGTGGCCCTACACCATTTATGGAGACAGTTATTTCAATTGCTAAAGAACTAAATATTCCCGATGAAAAAATCCATTATGAGTTCTTTGGACCTGCCATGACAATAAAAGCGTTCGAAAACTCTTAA
- a CDS encoding SDR family oxidoreductase encodes MNGKVIFVTGATSGIGRLITELCIKKGHQVYATGRQEPSLEMLSKLGATVFKADLTKIEDIEKVCAKLPPIDVAIMNAGLGIFENGFDLSDDEINSMIDVNVRAPILLTRRLAQAMIVKKSGHFIFIGSQAGKVATRKASVYAASKHAITGFANGLRMELEPYNVKVTAIYPGPIDTPFLQKADATNAYRKSIENFLLNPGKVAKCVVQCINHPVREVNLPKVMGLTSKLYAVAPRLVEKLGSGFFNKK; translated from the coding sequence ATGAATGGTAAAGTTATCTTTGTAACTGGAGCGACTAGTGGAATTGGTCGATTAATAACAGAATTGTGTATAAAAAAAGGTCACCAAGTTTATGCAACCGGGAGACAAGAACCCTCATTAGAAATGTTAAGCAAATTGGGGGCAACTGTTTTCAAAGCAGATTTAACAAAAATCGAGGATATTGAAAAAGTATGTGCAAAGCTTCCTCCAATTGATGTTGCGATTATGAATGCTGGTTTAGGGATATTCGAAAACGGATTTGATTTATCAGATGACGAAATCAATTCAATGATTGATGTAAATGTTCGAGCTCCGATTCTTTTGACACGTAGACTAGCGCAAGCTATGATTGTAAAAAAATCTGGGCATTTTATATTTATTGGATCCCAAGCGGGAAAAGTGGCTACAAGGAAAGCGAGTGTATATGCAGCGTCTAAACACGCAATTACAGGGTTCGCTAATGGACTAAGAATGGAGCTTGAACCTTATAATGTTAAGGTAACTGCCATTTACCCAGGCCCTATTGATACCCCCTTTTTACAAAAGGCGGATGCAACGAATGCGTACCGAAAATCGATTGAAAACTTCTTATTAAATCCTGGAAAAGTGGCGAAATGTGTTGTTCAATGCATAAATCATCCTGTTCGTGAAGTAAATTTACCGAAAGTAATGGGTCTTACAAGTAAACTTTATGCAGTAGCTCCACGATTGGTAGAAAAGCTTGGTAGTGGCTTTTTTAATAAAAAATAA
- a CDS encoding nucleoside hydrolase yields the protein MTKKILLFCDPGIDDSLAIMYSILDPEIELVGIVTSYGNVTKDQATANAAYLLELAGRKDIPIIPGVSKPVQQNDTKFYPEIHGENGIGPIQPPSNFKYQVYPFDTIRYIIEKYNNQLIIVDTGRSTTLATVFILYPDQMKMINSFFVMGGAFFVPGNITALAEANFYGDPASSNFVLKFAHNLTITPLNVTQHAILTQETVIATSKNLNNIYAPIMEPIFQYYFDYYQKSVPGIQGAPIHDLLTVMVVKEPSIVDYIQFDAHVIESTEAKGMSYIDYRPTSKKGKTKIATNLHYEAFLEEFRKVMLQQ from the coding sequence ATCACGAAGAAAATTTTATTATTTTGTGATCCTGGAATTGATGATTCACTAGCCATAATGTATTCTATTTTAGATCCGGAGATTGAACTGGTTGGTATTGTCACTAGTTATGGAAATGTTACAAAAGACCAGGCAACAGCTAATGCTGCTTACTTGTTGGAATTAGCAGGTAGAAAAGATATACCTATTATTCCGGGTGTATCTAAGCCTGTTCAGCAGAATGATACGAAGTTTTATCCTGAGATACACGGCGAAAATGGAATTGGACCTATACAACCACCTAGTAATTTTAAATATCAAGTTTACCCTTTTGATACCATTCGTTACATCATAGAGAAATATAATAATCAACTCATCATTGTAGATACTGGACGATCCACCACTTTAGCAACCGTTTTTATACTATATCCAGATCAAATGAAGATGATTAATTCGTTTTTTGTAATGGGTGGAGCTTTTTTTGTTCCGGGGAACATTACAGCATTGGCAGAAGCAAATTTCTATGGTGATCCTGCTTCGTCTAATTTTGTTTTGAAGTTTGCGCATAATTTGACGATCACTCCGTTAAATGTTACTCAACATGCTATTTTAACTCAGGAAACCGTGATTGCGACCTCAAAAAATCTAAACAACATTTACGCGCCTATCATGGAGCCTATCTTTCAATATTATTTTGATTACTATCAAAAAAGTGTACCAGGAATTCAAGGTGCACCGATTCATGATCTTCTAACAGTCATGGTTGTAAAGGAACCATCTATTGTTGATTACATACAATTCGATGCACATGTAATTGAGAGTACTGAGGCTAAGGGGATGTCTTATATCGATTATCGACCAACAAGTAAAAAAGGAAAAACTAAAATTGCCACTAATCTTCATTATGAAGCATTTCTAGAGGAGTTTAGAAAAGTAATGTTACAGCAGTAA
- the proC gene encoding pyrroline-5-carboxylate reductase: protein MQKVMFVGAGSMAEALIQGWIEREVVDARHIYVSNRSNFERLDYLSLKYGVNILQKRESLFDADLIVLAVKPKDSKAAMESIKAYIPQHTPILTVMAGISMDSIVQYLGERPIARVMPNTSATIGMSASGVAFNQKVTEHLKSHYYQMLHAIGIVIEVEEDKLHAVTALSGSGPAYLYYLLEAWEKVGTEFGLSKETVRQLMIQTIAGSAAMLQRGNEEPDVLRRKVTSPGGTTEAGIRALENLKFNEAIYECIKSAEARSRELAKGE, encoded by the coding sequence ATGCAAAAAGTCATGTTTGTTGGGGCAGGTTCCATGGCTGAAGCGTTAATACAAGGATGGATTGAACGCGAAGTTGTGGATGCCAGACATATATACGTATCGAATCGGTCAAATTTTGAAAGACTTGATTATTTAAGCTTGAAATACGGCGTTAATATTTTACAAAAAAGAGAAAGTTTATTTGATGCTGATTTAATTGTATTAGCAGTTAAGCCAAAAGATAGTAAAGCTGCAATGGAATCGATTAAAGCTTACATTCCACAACATACGCCAATTTTAACCGTTATGGCGGGAATATCGATGGATTCTATTGTTCAATATTTAGGCGAACGCCCTATTGCCCGTGTTATGCCGAACACATCTGCCACAATTGGGATGTCCGCAAGTGGGGTTGCCTTTAACCAGAAAGTAACTGAACATTTAAAAAGTCACTACTATCAAATGCTTCATGCAATCGGTATTGTTATTGAAGTGGAAGAAGATAAACTGCATGCTGTAACAGCACTTTCAGGGAGTGGTCCAGCCTACTTATATTATTTACTCGAAGCCTGGGAAAAAGTTGGTACTGAATTTGGATTATCAAAAGAAACTGTTCGCCAATTAATGATCCAAACAATTGCAGGTTCAGCAGCTATGTTACAGCGGGGAAATGAAGAACCAGATGTACTTCGTCGTAAAGTTACTAGCCCTGGTGGTACGACTGAAGCTGGTATTCGTGCTTTAGAAAACTTAAAATTCAATGAAGCTATTTACGAGTGTATTAAAAGTGCAGAGGCAAGATCTAGAGAACTAGCTAAGGGCGAATAA
- a CDS encoding Rrf2 family transcriptional regulator produces the protein MRLTLYTDYSLRVLLYLGIKGPERLSTIKEIADNYHISKNHLMKVTYDLGQLGFIETIRGRGGGIRLAKDPKDINIGEVVRNTEEDFHLVECFNSENNLCRISPACQLKNALGEALKAYLQVLDQYTLADFLISKDELMKLLNMT, from the coding sequence ATGCGCTTAACATTATATACAGACTATTCACTAAGAGTATTATTGTATTTAGGAATAAAAGGCCCTGAAAGATTATCAACCATTAAAGAAATTGCTGATAATTATCATATATCTAAGAACCATCTTATGAAAGTTACTTATGACCTCGGACAACTTGGGTTTATAGAGACAATCCGAGGGCGGGGTGGTGGCATTCGATTAGCAAAAGATCCAAAAGATATTAATATAGGCGAAGTAGTCCGAAATACTGAAGAGGATTTTCATTTAGTTGAATGTTTTAATTCGGAAAATAACTTGTGTAGAATTTCCCCCGCCTGTCAGTTGAAAAATGCATTAGGGGAAGCATTAAAAGCATACTTACAAGTGCTAGATCAATACACGTTAGCAGATTTTCTAATTTCCAAAGATGAATTAATGAAACTGCTTAATATGACGTAA
- a CDS encoding MBL fold metallo-hydrolase — protein sequence MNIHKITIPTPYSIGDVNAFLVKGDALTLFDVGPKTDEAYKAVKKGISEAGYQLEDIEQIVLTHHHPDHSGWIDAFPNSTILGHQYTDYWIRKSKDFLIYIDEFYKQELMKQAVPKSYIEKIIYNRMNDLEYMGTIPLTGFLDDGDEVPGHPGLKTFYTPGHAQSHLVFLDVHSNTVIGGDLLLEQVASNPLVEPPVDLSNNRPKSMIQYQNSLRLLSSLQVNRVFTGHGNEVTNVTELITKRLERDQMRSKQVYSLLNKPKSVFEVMKQLYASIYQTELGLTLSKTIGYLDLLENEGLVYKKQQEDIMIYSRV from the coding sequence TTGAATATACATAAAATAACCATACCTACGCCATATTCAATAGGGGACGTAAATGCTTTTTTAGTCAAAGGGGATGCATTAACACTATTTGATGTTGGTCCTAAAACAGATGAGGCATATAAGGCTGTCAAAAAGGGGATAAGTGAAGCTGGATATCAATTAGAGGATATAGAGCAAATAGTACTTACACATCATCATCCTGACCACTCTGGGTGGATAGATGCCTTTCCAAATTCAACAATATTGGGGCATCAATATACGGATTATTGGATTAGAAAATCTAAAGATTTTTTAATTTATATAGACGAGTTTTATAAACAAGAATTAATGAAGCAGGCAGTCCCTAAATCGTATATCGAAAAAATTATATATAACCGTATGAACGATCTAGAGTATATGGGGACAATCCCTTTAACAGGATTCCTGGATGATGGTGATGAGGTACCTGGTCATCCAGGATTAAAAACCTTTTACACACCAGGTCATGCACAGAGTCATTTAGTATTTCTTGATGTACATTCTAATACAGTTATTGGTGGTGATCTGTTATTAGAACAAGTAGCATCCAATCCATTAGTTGAACCTCCTGTTGATTTATCAAATAATAGACCGAAGTCAATGATCCAATATCAAAATTCGTTGCGGTTATTAAGCTCTTTACAGGTTAATAGAGTCTTTACGGGACATGGAAACGAAGTGACCAATGTCACTGAACTCATTACAAAACGGCTAGAACGAGATCAAATGCGTTCTAAACAAGTGTATAGTTTATTAAATAAACCGAAATCAGTGTTCGAAGTGATGAAACAACTCTATGCTTCGATTTATCAGACAGAATTAGGTCTTACATTATCTAAAACAATTGGCTATTTAGATCTTTTGGAAAATGAAGGACTGGTCTATAAAAAACAACAAGAAGATATTATGATATATTCTCGAGTATAG
- the namA gene encoding NADPH dehydrogenase NamA, translated as MVKLFESYQLRNIELRNRIVMSPMCMYQAKQDGFTTDFHFVHYISRAVGQVGLIIFESTGVLPEGRITENDLGIWSDDHIEGLSKIVSTIKTYGSKAGIQLGHAGRKATVNGEIFAPSAIRFNEEYKTPKEMSIQDIKRTIEAFKEAAIRAVKAGFDVLEIHAAHGYLINEFLSPLTNKRTDQYGGVPENRYRILREIIDAIRSVWQGPLFVRISAKEYMEGGLNPEDYIQFALWMKSQEVDLIDVSSGGVVLAKVESFPLYQVPYSETIRQGASVPTGSVGMITTGTEAEEILQQNKADLVFIGRELLRDPYFPYHAAKQLGITLDAPNDSYSRGWRF; from the coding sequence ATGGTAAAACTTTTCGAGAGCTATCAATTACGAAACATCGAGTTGAGAAATCGTATTGTCATGTCGCCTATGTGTATGTATCAAGCAAAACAAGATGGCTTTACTACTGACTTCCATTTTGTCCACTATATATCACGAGCAGTTGGTCAAGTTGGTCTAATCATTTTCGAATCAACTGGAGTGTTACCAGAGGGGCGAATTACAGAAAATGACTTAGGTATCTGGAGTGATGACCATATTGAAGGTCTATCAAAAATTGTCTCAACTATTAAAACTTACGGTTCAAAAGCTGGAATTCAACTAGGGCACGCGGGGAGAAAAGCAACAGTGAATGGAGAAATATTCGCTCCATCTGCCATTCGCTTCAATGAAGAATATAAAACACCAAAAGAAATGTCCATACAGGATATTAAAAGAACAATAGAAGCTTTTAAAGAAGCAGCAATTCGAGCAGTTAAAGCTGGATTTGATGTACTGGAAATTCATGCTGCACATGGATATTTAATTAACGAATTCCTATCTCCACTTACGAATAAAAGGACAGATCAATATGGTGGTGTCCCTGAAAATCGATATCGTATCCTTCGTGAAATTATTGATGCAATTCGTTCAGTTTGGCAAGGTCCCCTCTTTGTGCGAATTTCTGCAAAGGAATATATGGAAGGCGGCTTAAATCCTGAGGACTACATACAATTTGCGTTATGGATGAAGTCCCAAGAAGTCGATTTAATTGATGTAAGTTCAGGTGGTGTGGTACTAGCCAAAGTTGAATCATTTCCTTTATATCAAGTTCCTTATTCTGAAACGATTAGACAAGGTGCTAGTGTACCCACTGGATCTGTTGGTATGATCACAACTGGTACAGAAGCAGAGGAAATTTTACAACAAAATAAGGCCGACTTAGTCTTCATTGGTCGCGAACTACTAAGAGATCCATATTTCCCTTATCACGCAGCTAAGCAATTAGGGATAACACTGGATGCTCCTAATGACTCATATAGTCGCGGTTGGAGATTCTAA
- a CDS encoding S-layer homology domain-containing protein, which yields MKFFIKVILLFALTIVATNYPSLLKANAESLFFKDVKATEYFYEPVLDLSSRGIINGFEDGTFKPYQPVTRGQATLMLANSLQLDSSYVNDPGFTDVPKNHPYYNQIAVLVNAGMISGYEDHTFRPNEQLTRAHMAAILAKAYDFSSADSTLLPFKDVSNNAWYKHAIQTLLDLEITSGVTATTFEPNRPVTRGQLATFIYKSENASLKIDIVAGNGDYDYLDGDALHAAFRMPSSVAILPDNAIVISDQGNHLLRLVKGKSVTTYAGMMLTVDEYGKPVGGLYNDEHNKAVFSSPSGISIDSKGNVYVADTFNHVIRKIANDGKVSTLAGDGLPGHIDGKAENAKFYYPQDIAVAPDGTVYVADTLNHVIRRIDIDGTVSTLNATSLRPVEVVDGVVENGGDYQDGTLEQAKFNEPSGLVLDDKGNLYISDTGNQVIRYINLETNTVTTVAGNVNLGNDLYAKNGFKDGSALKAQFSSPKGLTLTKEGELLIADQANHAIRLFSNGTVTTIAKDLKFPTDVAVTKDDTILITNSFNNQIMKISK from the coding sequence ATGAAATTTTTTATTAAAGTAATTTTGCTTTTCGCCCTCACCATTGTCGCTACAAATTATCCCTCTCTTTTAAAAGCAAATGCAGAATCATTATTTTTTAAAGATGTTAAGGCTACTGAATATTTCTATGAACCAGTACTTGATTTATCAAGTCGAGGTATTATTAATGGTTTTGAAGACGGTACGTTTAAGCCTTATCAACCAGTCACTAGAGGACAAGCAACCCTTATGCTAGCTAACAGCCTTCAACTAGATTCCTCATATGTAAATGATCCTGGATTTACTGATGTTCCAAAGAACCACCCTTATTATAATCAAATAGCAGTTTTAGTTAATGCAGGAATGATAAGTGGATATGAAGATCATACATTCCGACCAAATGAACAATTAACAAGAGCACATATGGCAGCAATCCTTGCAAAAGCCTATGATTTTTCAAGTGCAGATTCTACTCTGCTCCCATTTAAAGATGTTAGTAACAATGCTTGGTATAAACATGCAATCCAAACTTTATTAGATTTAGAGATTACAAGTGGTGTTACAGCAACTACTTTTGAACCGAATCGACCTGTTACTCGTGGTCAATTAGCTACTTTTATATATAAGAGTGAGAATGCTTCCTTAAAAATTGATATAGTCGCTGGTAATGGTGATTACGACTATTTAGATGGAGATGCTCTTCATGCTGCGTTTCGTATGCCTTCAAGTGTAGCTATTTTACCTGATAACGCAATCGTCATCTCAGACCAAGGGAATCACTTACTACGTTTAGTTAAGGGAAAGAGCGTAACTACTTATGCAGGTATGATGTTAACTGTAGATGAATACGGAAAACCTGTAGGTGGATTATATAATGATGAACATAACAAAGCGGTCTTTTCTTCTCCATCGGGAATATCGATAGATTCTAAGGGGAATGTGTATGTCGCTGATACATTTAACCATGTCATTCGTAAAATTGCGAACGACGGTAAAGTATCCACTTTAGCAGGTGATGGCCTCCCAGGTCACATTGATGGTAAAGCAGAAAATGCAAAATTTTACTACCCTCAAGATATTGCAGTAGCTCCAGATGGAACTGTATATGTGGCGGATACATTGAATCATGTCATTCGAAGGATTGATATAGATGGTACCGTTTCTACACTTAATGCAACATCATTACGACCTGTGGAAGTGGTGGATGGTGTCGTTGAAAATGGTGGAGATTATCAAGATGGCACATTAGAGCAAGCAAAGTTTAATGAACCTTCAGGGCTCGTCTTAGATGATAAAGGAAATCTATATATCAGTGACACTGGAAATCAAGTAATCCGATACATCAATTTAGAAACCAATACTGTTACCACAGTTGCCGGTAATGTAAATTTAGGAAATGATTTATATGCAAAAAATGGCTTTAAAGATGGAAGTGCATTAAAAGCGCAATTCTCTTCACCTAAAGGTCTTACTTTAACAAAAGAAGGAGAACTACTAATTGCAGATCAAGCAAATCATGCAATCCGATTATTCTCTAATGGAACCGTTACAACGATTGCAAAAGATTTGAAATTCCCGACAGACGTTGCTGTTACGAAAGATGACACAATCCTGATTACGAATAGCTTTAACAATCAAATTATGAAAATATCAAAATAA
- the argH gene encoding argininosuccinate lyase: MTKLWGGRFQKSAESWVDEFGASIGFDQQLVMEDLEGSVAHVTMLGAQGILSAEDVEKILGGLAELKLKAEAGELEFSVANEDIHLNLEKMLTDLIGPAGGKLHTGRSRNDQVATDVHLFLKKRVVEVVDLIETFQTTILEKAKQHVETIAPGYTHLQRAQPISFAHHLMAYFWMLQRDKERFNESMKRIDILPLGAGAMAGTTFPIDRLKSAELLGFSKVYENSMDAVSDRDFIVEFLSNSSLLMTHLSRFAEEIILWSTDEFKFIELDDAFSTGSSIMPQKKNPDMAELIRGKTGRVYGNLMGLLTVLKGTPLTYNKDMQEDKEGMFDTVHTILGSLKIFEGMVRTMKVNTQKLHKAVHSDFSNATELADYLATKGMPFRVAHEVTGKLVFTCIQRGIYLLDLPIEDMKAESDLIDDDVYDVLKPEAAVRRRHSLGGTGFDQVRVQIEKAKKCLALE, encoded by the coding sequence ATGACAAAATTATGGGGCGGTCGCTTTCAAAAGTCAGCGGAAAGCTGGGTAGATGAATTTGGCGCATCAATCGGTTTTGACCAACAGTTAGTAATGGAAGATCTCGAAGGTAGTGTTGCTCACGTAACAATGTTAGGCGCACAAGGTATTTTGTCTGCTGAAGATGTAGAAAAGATTCTTGGCGGCTTAGCAGAGCTAAAATTGAAGGCAGAGGCTGGAGAGCTCGAGTTTAGTGTAGCAAATGAAGATATCCATTTAAATTTAGAGAAAATGTTGACGGATCTAATCGGACCAGCTGGAGGGAAACTCCATACTGGTCGAAGCCGTAACGACCAAGTTGCAACAGACGTTCACTTATTCTTGAAAAAGCGTGTTGTGGAAGTGGTTGATTTAATCGAAACTTTCCAAACAACCATTTTAGAAAAAGCAAAACAGCATGTTGAAACAATTGCACCAGGTTACACGCATCTACAGCGTGCACAACCAATTAGTTTTGCACATCATTTAATGGCGTATTTCTGGATGCTACAACGGGACAAAGAGCGTTTTAATGAGTCAATGAAACGCATCGACATTTTACCGTTAGGCGCAGGGGCAATGGCGGGAACAACTTTCCCAATCGATCGATTAAAATCTGCTGAGCTACTAGGGTTTAGTAAAGTGTATGAGAACTCAATGGATGCAGTAAGCGATCGTGATTTTATCGTAGAATTTTTATCAAATTCAAGTCTTTTAATGACTCATTTGTCACGTTTTGCAGAAGAAATCATATTATGGTCAACAGATGAGTTTAAATTTATAGAATTAGATGATGCATTTTCAACTGGATCGTCCATCATGCCACAAAAGAAAAACCCAGATATGGCTGAATTAATTCGCGGCAAGACTGGTCGTGTTTATGGTAACCTAATGGGCTTGTTAACGGTACTGAAGGGTACGCCGTTAACATACAACAAAGATATGCAGGAAGATAAGGAAGGTATGTTCGATACAGTTCATACGATTCTTGGTTCTTTAAAAATCTTTGAAGGCATGGTTCGCACGATGAAAGTAAATACTCAAAAGTTGCACAAAGCAGTTCATAGTGATTTTTCTAATGCAACAGAACTTGCAGACTATCTAGCAACGAAAGGTATGCCTTTCCGCGTGGCACATGAAGTAACAGGAAAATTAGTATTTACTTGTATTCAAAGAGGCATCTATTTATTAGATTTGCCAATTGAAGATATGAAAGCTGAAAGTGATTTGATTGATGATGATGTGTATGATGTTTTAAAACCAGAAGCTGCTGTTCGTAGACGTCATTCACTCGGTGGCACTGGTTTTGACCAAGTGCGAGTTCAAATTGAAAAGGCTAAAAAGTGCCTGGCACTCGAATAA
- a CDS encoding argininosuccinate synthase, whose product MVNKKVVLAYSGGLDTSVAIPWLKEQGWDVIAVCLDVGEGKDLEFVKNKALQVGAIESYMVDAKDEFAEDFALVSLQGHTWYEQKYPLVSALSRPLISKKLVEIANQVGADAVAHGCTGKGNDQVRFEVSIKALNPNLEVLAPVREWGWSRDEEIEYAEKHGVPVPATIDSPFSIDQNLWGRANEAGVMEDPWVAPPEEAYGLTVSVENAPDTPEYVEIEFVEGKPVALNGQELKLADLIQELNKIAGAHGVGRIDHVENRLVGIKSREVYEIPGAKVLLTAHKELEDITLVKELAHFKPIIEQKLSEIIYDGLWFNPIREALQAFLKETQKYVNGTVRVKLFKGHAIVEGRKSPNSLYNEKLATYSKEDAFNHASAVGFIELWGLPTVVASEVAKNTQKVTQ is encoded by the coding sequence ATGGTAAATAAAAAAGTTGTATTAGCTTATTCAGGAGGACTTGATACGTCAGTAGCAATTCCTTGGTTAAAAGAACAAGGTTGGGACGTAATCGCTGTTTGTTTAGATGTAGGTGAAGGAAAAGACCTTGAATTCGTTAAAAATAAAGCTCTACAAGTTGGGGCGATTGAATCATATATGGTAGATGCGAAAGATGAGTTTGCAGAAGACTTTGCACTTGTTTCTTTACAAGGTCATACTTGGTATGAACAAAAATATCCATTAGTATCTGCATTATCTCGTCCATTAATTTCAAAAAAATTAGTAGAAATTGCAAATCAAGTTGGTGCTGATGCTGTAGCTCATGGTTGTACTGGTAAAGGAAATGACCAAGTACGTTTCGAAGTTTCAATTAAAGCTCTTAACCCTAATTTAGAAGTTCTAGCTCCTGTTCGTGAATGGGGTTGGAGCCGTGATGAAGAAATTGAATACGCTGAAAAACATGGTGTACCTGTTCCAGCAACAATCGACTCACCATTCTCTATCGACCAAAACCTATGGGGCCGTGCAAATGAGGCAGGCGTAATGGAAGATCCATGGGTAGCTCCACCAGAAGAAGCTTACGGATTAACTGTATCAGTTGAAAATGCACCTGACACACCAGAATACGTAGAGATTGAATTCGTAGAAGGTAAACCAGTTGCATTAAATGGTCAAGAATTGAAGCTTGCGGATTTAATCCAAGAATTAAATAAAATCGCTGGTGCTCATGGTGTTGGGCGTATCGATCATGTAGAAAACCGTTTAGTTGGTATTAAATCCCGTGAAGTATATGAAATTCCTGGTGCTAAAGTTCTTTTAACTGCTCATAAAGAGCTTGAAGATATTACTTTAGTAAAAGAATTGGCTCATTTCAAACCAATCATTGAACAAAAATTATCTGAAATTATTTATGATGGTTTATGGTTCAACCCAATTCGCGAAGCATTACAAGCATTCTTAAAAGAAACACAAAAATATGTTAATGGAACAGTTCGTGTGAAATTGTTTAAAGGTCATGCAATTGTAGAAGGACGTAAATCTCCAAATTCTTTATATAATGAGAAACTAGCTACTTATTCTAAAGAAGATGCATTCAACCATGCATCAGCAGTAGGTTTCATCGAATTATGGGGACTTCCAACAGTAGTAGCATCTGAAGTCGCAAAAAACACACAAAAAGTAACTCAATAA